CAGCGCCATCACGCCGAGGCCGAGGAAGCCGCCCTTGGAAATGCCAAGCAGGCAGACGCCGATGACGGCGACCGCCATGAAGGCGGGATTTGTCAGAAGGTCCAAGGGCACCCGGCATGCGAGAGGAATCGAGGCAGCGCATCTGAGCGCAGGGCGCTATTTTGCGCCAGATCAATTTTCGGCCGGGCTGATTATGCGTCGTTGGTGGTGCTTGCAAATCCGAAGCACTGGATGAGAATCGACGCGGGAGAAAAGCCATGGATGTCAAAACCAGCCGCTATCACGAGGTCTACGCGTCCTGGCGGCGGGATCCGCAGGCGTTCTGGGGAGAAGCCGCGAACGCGATCGACTGGATCGAGAAGCCCAAGACGGTGTTCGATCCCAAGGCCGGCATCTACGGCCGCTGGTTCCCCGATGGGGTCTGCAACACCTGCTACAACGCGGTCGACCGCCACGTCGAAGCCGGCCGCGGCGAGCAGGCCGCGATCATCTACGACTCGCCGGTCACCGGCACGAAAGCGACCATCACTTACGCGGCGCTGCAGACCAAGACCGAGATCCTCGCCGGCATCCTCGAAAAGGATTTCGGCGTCACCAAGGGAGACCGGGTCATCATCTACATGCCGATGGTGCCCGAAGCCGTGGTTGCGATGCTCGCCTGCGCGCGCATCGGCGCGGTGCACTCGGTGGTGTTCGGCGGCTTCGCGCCGAAGGAGCTTGCCACCCGCATTGACGACTGCACGCCGAAGGCCGTGCTCTCGGCGAGCTGCGGCATCGAGGGTGCGCGCGTCGTGCCTTACAAGCCGATGCTCGACGAGGCGATCGGGCTCGCCAAACACAAGCCGGCCCACTGCCTGATCCTGCAACGGCCGCAGGTCCGGGCCGAGCTGATCGCCGGCCGCGATCACGACTGGCATGCCAAGTGGGACGACGCGCTGGTCTGGGCCAAGAACGTGCTGACGCCGGTGCCGGTGAAGGCCACCGATCCGCTCTACGTGCTTTACACATCGGGCACCACCGGTATTCCGAAGGGCGTGGTCCGCGACAACGGCGGCCACATGGTCGCGCTGAAATGGTCGATGAAGAATCTCTACGGCATCGAGCCGGGCGAGGTGTGGTGGTCGGCCTCCGACATCGGCTGGGTGGTCGGCCACAGCTACATCGTCTATGGGCCGCTGCTGCACGGTGCCACCACGATTCTCTACGAAGGAAAGCCGGTCGGCACGCCGAACGCCGGCGCATTCTGGCGCGTGATCGCCGAACACGGCGCGGTCGCGATGTTCACGGCACCGACTGCGTTCCGCGCGATCAAGAAGGAAGATCCGCAGGGCAAGCTGTTTGCGCAATATGATCTCTCGAAATTCCGCACGTTGTTTCTCGCTGGCGAACGCGCCGATCCCGATACGCTCATCTGGGCCGAGAACCTGCTGCATCGTCCGGTCATCGATCATTGGTGGCAGACCGAAACCGGCTGGTGCATCGCAGGCAACCCGGTGGGCTTGGGCCTGCTTCCGATCAAGCACGGCTCGCCGACCGTGGCGATGCCGGGCTACGACATTCGCGTCGTCGACGAGGGCTGCAAGGAGGTGCCGATCGGCACCATGGGCTCGATCGTGGTCAAGCTGCCGCTGCCGCCCGGCGCGCTGCCGACGCTGTGGCAGCAGGACGCGCGGATGAAGGAGAGCTATCTCGCTGAATTTCCCGGCTGCTACAAAACCGCCGACGCCGGCTATGTCGACGACGACGGCTACATCTACGTGATGGGCCGCACCGACGACATCATCAATGTCGCGGGGCACAGACTTTCGACCGGCGGCATGGAGGAGGTGCTGGCCGGCCATAAGGACGTCGCCGAATGCGCGGTGCTCGGCATCAAGGACGAACTCAAGGGCGAGGTGCCTTGCGGCTTCGTTGTCCTGAAAAGCGGCGTCAACCGCCCGCCCGCCGACATTGAAAGCGAATGTATCGCGCTCATTCGCGAGAAAATCGGCCCCGTGGCGTCGTTCCGCCTCGCCATCGTGGTCAATCGTCTGCCCAAGACGCGTTCCGGAAAAATCCTGCGCGGCACCATCAAGAAGATCGCCGACCGCGATCCATGGACGATGCCTGCGACCATCGACGATCCGGCGATCCTTGACGAGATCGGCGGTGCGATGAAGGCCAAGGGCCTGATGGCATAAGGGCCTGATGGCATAAGCGCCTGAGCGAGTGGGCAGGGCCCTTTCGCTTTCACATTCGTTCGTCCGTCTTGCAACGCAGCATCGCTTCTGCTCGCGCGAGCGTCGCCTCGTTGCTAGCATGCCTCAACAACAAGCGTTTCAAATTGGGGGAGGGCATCATGGCCGACACGGGGGCCGAACCGAAACTTCTGCTGCCGCAGCTTCAGTCGTTCTACGAAGTGGTCACGCCGCTGGCGTGGCCGATCGTCCGGATCGCTGCGGGCTGGAATCTTTTCGTGCATGGCTGGGGCAAAGGCATCGTGCGCGGGCCCGGAGCCTTCGCCAAAGGCTTCGCCGACATGGGCTTCGATTCCGCAACGATGCTCTGGGTGTGGGGCTCGCTCGCGATCGAACTGGTCGGAGGCGCGGCGCTGATCCTCGGTCTGTTCACGCGCTTCTGGGCCGCCGCCGCCGCCATCGAGATGGCGATCATCATGGGGCTCTACTGGAACAACGGGTTCGCCTGGCTCAACCGCGGCTATGAATACGTGCTGTTGTGGGGACTCGTGTGCTTCGCCATCGCACTTCGCGGCGGCGGGCCTTATTCGCTGGATCGCGTGCTCGGCAAGGAGCTCTAAGCCCCTTCAATCGCCTACTTTTTTGGACCGGTGCTACTGTTTGCAGCAGTGCCGGTCGTCTGCTGTTGTCAGGCTCGTCGGAGAATGTCTTGAACGCTCGGCCGTCAACCACTAATTGAGCGCAGTCGGCATCCATTTCAGCGTCGATTTGGATCAGGTGGCGGCTTGAGCCGTCGCCTTTTTGCTGCGTTCAGTTTTCGAAATTTTCTTTGGCTCAGCGGAATCGGTATGCCTCCCGAAATGCCCGATATTGTCGGCAATGCGCCCGCGCCTGCGGAGATCAGGGCGGCCCTCGAGCGTGTGATTGCCAGCGAGGCGTTCAGCCGCTCGCCGCAGCTCGGCGCGTTTCTGCGTTTCGTGGCGGACGCGACCCTGTCCGGCAAGAGCGACCGCATCAAGGCCTACACCATCGGCGTCGAGGTGCTCCGGCGCGACGCCAACTTCGATCCGCAGCTCGATCCGATCGTCCGCGTCGAGGCGACGCGGCTTCGCCGCACCATCGAGCGCTACTACGCAGGGGCCGGGCAGGACGACGATATCGTCATCGACCTGCCGCGCGGTTCCTACGTGCCGACCTTCCGGCGGCGCGAAAGCGCGATCCCCGCAGCCGCGACGATCGGCGTCACGCAGTGGAAGGCGCGCCTGGGCGGCATCCCGATGCCCGCGGTCCTCACCGGGATCGTCGCGGCCGCCGTCATCGTGATCGCCGCCATTGCCTATATGAGCCGTCCACTCGATGTGATGATCACCGGCACGGCGACGCGGGCCGGAGCATCGCGGCAGAGCGCGGCGTTGCCGCCCGGCAACGGAATGCCCGTGGTGATCATCGAGCCGATTCGCGTCATCGGCACGCCGCCGCAGCACACCGTCACGGTCGATCGTCTGCAAGCCAAGATCGGCGATGCGTTCTCGCGCTTCGACACCATCAACGTGTCGCTTGCGGCGGCACCGATTCCGGCCTCGGAAGGCGTCGCCGCGCTGCCTCGCGGCGACTACGTGCTCTCCGGCGCCATCGAATATGCCGACGCCGCCGCCACCGTCTGGTTCACACTATCCAGCATCGCGGAAAACAAGGTGGTGTGGTCGAGCACCTTCGAGCGCGTGCAACCGTCGGGCGGCCAGGGTTTGACCGAAGACTCCGTCGTGATCGCGCTCACCAACTCGCTGCTGCAATCCTACGGCGTGATCCGGGCGCGCGACCGTGCCAATCAGCTTGCCTCGAACGCAGGAGACCCGCGCTACCGCTGCGTCCTGCAGGCTGCCGATTCGATGCGGACCGCCGACCTCCAGAGCCACGAACTGGCGCGCGCCTGCCTTGAGCATTTCACCGCGCTCGATCCGAGTTTCGCGGTGGGTTTTGCGTTTCTCGCCATGATCTACAACCGCGAATTCCAGCTCGAATATCCGGCGCATTCCGGTGATGGGCCGCCGCTCGATCGCGCGCTCAAGGCGGCGCGGCAGTCGATCGCGCTCAATCCGGAGGATTCGCGCGGCTATCTCGCGCTGTTGATCGTGCAGTTCAACCGCCGCGAACTCAGCGCGGCGTTCTCGGCCGGCAAACGCAGCGTCGCGCTTAACAGATACGACATGCTGGCGCTGGGCGAATATGGCGGCCGGCTGATCCTGGCTGGCAAGATCGAACAGGGCATGGCGGCGCTCCAGGAGGCGGGCGCTGCCGAGACCTCACGGCCAGCTTGGCATCACATCTATCTGTTCATCGGCAGCTACGTAGCCGGCGACATGGCGGAGGCGATCCGCCATGCCGGTGACATCCCGAACGACAATGTGGCGTTGGGGCAGGTGGCACAAGTGCTCGCGGCTCAGGCGGCGGGTAAGCCCGACGAGGCTCGCAAGGCCATCGACCGGCTGAACGCCATCGCGCCGGCCTGGGTAAGCAGTCCGCGGCAGGAACTCGCGCGGCTGATTCCCGACCGCACCATTGTCGAGCGGCTGGCCAAGGGTCTCGCGGCTGCTGGCGTTCCCGGCGGCTCTTGAGCGCGATGGTCGCAGCTCGGCCGGCGGTCACTGTTATTGCTGAGTTATTTGCCTGCGCTAGCCTCACTTAACTGCAAATTGCTTACCCGAACGGAGGACGCCCGGCAGAACCGCCATCCGAACTGTGTGACAAAGGGCAGGCCATGTCCAACCGCGAATTCGATTCAAGCAAGACTCAGCCGGGCAATGTCATCTGGTTGGATGATACCGGAGGCGGCGAGCCACCGGCCGATCGTATCCTCTCACTGGAGAACGTCGCAGAGATGCTCGGCGTGTCGAAGCTCCGCCTTCGCTATTACGAGTTCCGCGGCCTCATTCGCCGCCAGCAGGTTCATGACGGTGTCCGGGTCTACAGCGCGGCCGATTGTGAGCGGATTGCCCTCATCACCAAGTGCCGCAAGGCCGGTCTGACGCTCTCCGACATGATCGTGATCATCGAGGCGACCGACGAGGACGTTACGCCGCTGATCTTCCGGGCCGGACAGGAGACCTGCATGGAATTGGTTGAGCGGCTGGAGCGGCGGCGCAAGGTGCTGGACGACGCGCTGTCGGAGCTGAGTCACGTCTATGCGGTGCTGACCGCACGCCTGATCGGCGGCAAGAACGACGGCGCTAATCGTTGAATTGCAGCCTGGCGAGGCGCGCATAGAGGCCGCCTTGCGCGACCAAGCTGTCGTGGGTGCCTTGCTCGACGACGCGGCCCTTGTCGAGCACCAGGATGCGGTCGCAGGACAGCACAGTCGCAAGCCGGTGCGCGATGACGAGCGTGGTGCGGTCGGCCATCAGCCGCGTCAGCGCGGTCTGCACCAGCGTCTCGCTTTCGGCGTCGAGCGACGAGGTGGCTTCGTCGAGCAGCAGCAACGGCGCGCCTTTCAGAATGGCCCGCGCAATCGCGATGCGCTGGCGCTGGCCGCCCGATAGCGTGACGCCGCGCTCGCCGACCGGCGTGTCGAAACCCTCCGGCAGCGCGCGGATGAAGCTTGCCGCGGCAGCGGCTTCGGCCGCCTGCTCGATCTCGGCGTCGGTCGCATCGGGGCGGCCGAAGCGGATGTTGTCGCGCACGCTCATGGCGAAGATCGCGGTGTCCTGCGGCACCAGCGCGATGTGGCGGCGCAGCTCGGCGGGATCGGCGTCGGGGAGCCGCACGCCGTCAAACGCGACGGTGCCCGATCGCGGATCGTAGAAGCGTAGGATCAGGTGGAAGATCGTGCTCTTGCCGGCGCCCGAGGGGCCGACGATCGCGACCTTCTCACCGGCCTTGATGCTGAGCGACACGCCGTCGAGCACGTCGGCGTCGGGCCGCGCCGGATAGGCGAAGCGGACATTGTCGAAGGCCACTTCGGCGCGCGGCCGCTCCGGCAACGGCACCGGTTTGGCGGGGGCACGGATCTCGGGCTCGACCGCGAGCAACTCGGCGAGCCGCTCGGCGGAGCCCGCGGCCTGCGAGATTTCACCCCAGACTTCGCTGAGCTGGCCCAATCCGCTCGCGGCAAACACCGCGAACAGCACGAACTGGCTGAGCGTGCCCGCGGTGATCGAGCCTGCGATCACGTTCTGGGCGCCGACCCAGAGAATGACCACGACACTTGCGGACGCGAGGAAAATGATCACCGCGGTCAGGGTGGCGCGCGCCTTGGTCGAATAGATCGCGGCCTCGTAGGCGCGCTCGACGGCGCCGGAGAACCGCGCGCCCGCGGCCGGCTCGTTGGTGAAGGCCTGCAAGGTGCGAATCGCGCCGATGAGCTCGGCCGCATAGGCCGACGCATCCGCCAAGGTATCCTGCGCGGTGCGTGAGCGGCGGCGCACGGAACGGCCGAACGCGACCAGCGGCAAAACGATCACCGGAATGGCGCCGAGCACGAACGCCGAAAGCTTCGGGCTCGTGATCACCATCATCGCGGCCGAGCCCAGGAACAGCACGAGGTTGCGCAACGCGACCGACACCGAAGAGCCAACCGCCGATTTGATCTGCGTGGTGTCGGCGGTGAGCCGCGAGGTGAGCTCGCCGATTTTGGCGGTGTCGAAGAACGGCGCCGACAGCGTGGTCAGATGGGAGAACACGGCGCTGCGCACATCGGCCACCACGCGCTCGCCGAGCGTGGTGACGAGGTAGTAGCGGCCGGCACTGGCGATCGCGAGCACGCCGACGATCAGGATCATCACGCCGAAATACTGGTCGATCAGGCCGATGCGCTCTTCCGAGAAGCCGAAGTCGATCATGCGGCGCACCGCGATCGGCACCACCAGCGTGGCCATCGAGGCGACCAGCAAGGCTACGATCGCCAAGGCGATCCGGCCGCGATAGCGCATCGCGTAGGGAACCAGGATTCGCAGCGGCTGAAGCTTGGGAGTGCGGGCAGGGGCGGCAGGACCGGACGTGGCAGGCGCCACAGCGTCACCGGCCGCAGAGGCGGGCGAAGCGACGCCGTCCTTCGGCCCGCTATGGCTGGACATATCGTTCATCTGCCTGTTTTGGCCTGCTTTTTCGCCGCGTCCCGGGATTTGCTCTGCGCTCTTGGGAGCCCAAATGCAACAAAACCTGACGGCTGCCTCAAGGGCTTGTTACCTGGGGTCCTGTCCTGTATAGAACCGCGCAAATCCAGCCAAATTCAACGGCGGCACTTAACGGCGGCTTGGCCGCAGGATCTCTACCATGAAGCCTGATCTGCATCCGGATTACCACACCGTCACGGTCAAGATGACCGACGGCAGCGAATTCACCACCCGCACCACGTGGGGCGCCAAGGGCGACGTGCTGCACCTCGACATCGACCCGAAGTCGCACCCGGCCTGGACCGGCGGCCAGCAGCAGTTGATGGACCGTGGCGGACGGCTGTCCAAGTTCCAGAAGAAATTCTCGGGCCTGGGCATCAGCAGCGCCAAGAAATAACCGGATCAACCGGCGTCAAACAAAAAACCCCGCGCCTGGCGCGGGGTTTTCGTTTTTCCGGGCTTCAAACCCGGCGATAACGCGGTTGTGGCTCCCCGAGCAAAACCGAGAATTCTCTCGATGGGGTGGCCTTAATGCCCGTCCTGCTCGAAGGCGGCCTTGAGCAGCCCGAGCTGTCGCACCACCGGATTGCTGCCCTGGGGTTTATCGGGGGCGAGCGGCGGCGCGTAGATGTTGGCATCGAGGCGCCGGACCTGGTCGTTCAGCTTCTTGGAGCGGTCGATCAGGTCGCGGAGGCGCTCGGGCAAAACCTTGATGGTCTCCGGATCGCCTGGCTCGCCGGCCGCGAGCTTGACCTTGGTCTTTTCCTTGTTGGCCTGGGCGAGCGACATCTCACCTTCCTTGACGGCCCGGTGCAGCAGCAGCCACGAGGCAAGCTGCATCAGCCGCGTGGTCAGGCGCATGCTTTCGGTGGCGTAGGCGAGCGCCGCGTTGCGCTCGAGCTTTTTGGATTCCTGCCGGCCGGGCCCGTCGAGATAGGCCGCGGTCTCTTCGACCAGCCCCATGCCGTCGCGGAACAGCGCTGCAAACGCCTGAGAGCCGGCGAGTCTTTCGCCGAATGCGATCGGCAACGCTTCGTCCGCGGAACGCTCTTTCATGATGCACGCCTTACCCAGACCCAACGCTTGATATGAACGGGTCGAGTTAAGACTGTCCAGCCGTTTAGCTGCAATGTTTACAAAATGGTAACCGTGATGGCGGGCTCGAAACGTTCCGCGCCGCGATATTTGCGCCGAAACGGCACAAAAAAAGAGCCGCCGTTGCCGGCGGCTCAAAGGTGGTAACAGGGAGGCGTCAAACAGAGTGGACAGGAGCCACTCGCGTCCATGAAGATGGACGGGTGTGAGTAATGAACGAGAAAGCTTAATTTTAAGTTAATCTTTATGAAACCGACGCGCTGTTATGGTTAACGGGCGGTTAACGGCGCGAACTTCCGAACCCAAGCGGCGCCAGTCCGCTGACGCGCGTCACTTCTTGAAAAACAGATCGGCTGCAGCCTTTGAGGCCTGCTTGCCTTTGATGTCGGCTTCGAGCCGTGCGATCTCGTCCTTGAGCAGCGCGATCCGTTCGTTGAGTTCACCAACCGAGAGCAGGGTCAGATCCTGACCGATCTCGTGGGAGATTTTTTTCTTCGGCCGGTCGTCATCGTCGGTCGCAGGCATCTCGGGCCTCCCGCATTCGATTGAATCAATAGCTTCCGCCCGGCTGGCTGTCACACGCCCGGTTGTCACGTTGCGGCCGGAAGACTACAGCGTTGGCGCATATCCGTTCCGGAAAACCGGTGTCCGCTTTTCCGGGACATGCGCTACAACCGCGATCTTCCAAACATCGAGGACGACATGACCCTGCCTGCCCGCATGACTGCCATTGCGATCCGCACACCCGGCGGGCCGGAAATGCTGGTGCCGGAGGAGCGGCCGATGCCGGTGCCGGGGCCGGGCGAGATCCTGGTCAAAGTCGCGGCCGCCGGCGTCAATCGTCCCGACGTGCGCCAGCGCCAGGGCACCTATCCGCCGCCCAAGGGCGCGACCGATATCCCGGGCCTCGAGATCGCGGGCGAGGTCGCAGCCCTCGGCGCCGACGTGAAGCGCTGGAAGTTGGGCGACAAGGTCTGCGCGCTGGTGGTCGGCGGCGGCTACGCGAACTACTGCCTCGCTTACGAGCCGCACGCGCTGCCGGTGCCGGCCGGGCTTTCGATGGTCGAGGCGGCGGCGATTCCGGAAACCTTCTTCACCTGCTGGCAGAACATGTTCATGCGCGCCGATGTGAAGCCCGGCGACTGGGTGCTGGTGCATGGAGGCACCTCGGGCATCGGCACCACGGCGATCATGCTCGCGAAAGCGTTTGGCGGCCATGTCGTCACCACCGCAGGCTCCGACGACAAATGCTCGGTGGCGAAGAAGATCGGCGCTGACGTTGCGGTGAACTACAAGACCGAGGACTTCGTCGAGGCCACCAAGAAAGCCACCGGCGGCAAGGGCGCCAATCTCGTCGTCGACATCGTCGGCGGCGACTATATCGACCGCAACTATGCGGCTGCGGCCGACCAGGGCGTGATCGCGCAGGTGTCGTTCACCGGCGGGCCGAAGGCCATCGCCAATTTCGCGGTGCTGATGCAGAAGCGATTGCATCACACCGGTTCGACTTTGCGGCCGCGCACGGTCGCAGAGAAAGCCGCGATTGCGCGCGGTCTCGAGGAGCGGGTGTGGCCGCTGATCGCGGCAGGCAAGATCAAGCCGGTGATCGATTCCACATATCCGCTGGCCAAAGCGGGCGATGCTCAGGCCCGCATGGAAACGAGCCAGCACATCGGCAAGATCGTTCTGACGGTTTGAAAGCGCCACTCACTTTGCGTCATAAAGTAGCCACGGAGTCCGTGGCTGATGTCAGCCCTGAAACGAAGCGGGCTGACGGCACGTGCGGCGAATTCTGACTCTGACGCTGGGCGTATTGCGTTTCGCCGTCGCAGGCTTGCTGCTTTGGCTCGCCTGGGAATGGCGGTCGCCGTTGTTCGCTTCGATCCGCGCGCCGGCCTTCGCGGCGCTGATCCTGTTGCCGGTTGCTCTGATCGTCCTGGAGGTCGTGATGCGGCGGCTTGGCACGAGAAGCCTTGGCACAAAATGGTTGCCCGGGACTTTGCTCGGCGCGGCGACGGCTATCGTCGCGGCGCTCGCGGCCGGCACGACGCTCTTCACCGATCTGCATTTCCGTTGGATGCGCTATCAGGTGCTGCACGCCGATGCCGCGCAGGTCGAACGGCTCGGGCGGCATTTCATGATCGGCTATCGCGACGATCCGGCGGCGCTGCGCGACCTGATCGAGCGCCGCGCGATCGCGGGCTTCTTCATCACCGCGCACAACGTTCGCGACAAGGACGCCGGCACAGTCCGCCAGGAGATCGATGGCTTTCAAGCGATCCGGAAGCGGCAGGGCCTGCCGCCTTTGCTGATCGCGACCGATCAGGAGGGTGGGGCGATTTCGCGGATGTCGCCGCCGCTGGCACGGCCGACGACGCTCGGCGATATCGTCCGCTCGCACAGTGACGCGACCGAGCGGCAGCAAGCCGTGCGGAGCTACGCAGAAGAGGTCGGCCGGTCGCTGGCAAGCCTCGGCATCAATGTGAACTTCGCGCCGGTGGTCGATCTCGACCACGGCCTGGACAATCCGAACGACCGCTATTCGCGCATCTCAAGTCGCGCCATCTCCAACGATCCCAAGATCGTGGCCGAGGTGGCGGCGGACTATTGCGACGGGCTTCGTCGGCATGGCGTGCAGTGCACGCTCAAGCATTTCCCGGGTCTTGGCCGCGTGTTCGAGGACACGCATTTCGAGCGCGCGAGCCTGACGACCTCGGCGGACGAGCTCGCCCGCACCGATTGGGTGCCGTTTCGTTCTCTGATGCAACAGCCCGGCATGTTTACCATGCTGGGCCACGCTCGCCTGACGGCGATCGACGCCGAACGGCCGGCCTCGTTCTCGGCGCCGGTGGTGTCGGGGCTCCTGCGGGGGACGTGGAAATACGGCGGCATCCTCGTCACTGACGATTTCAGCATGGCGGCGGCTTACGAAACCCCGGGCGGCCTTGCGGCCGCGAGCGTCGCGGCGCTCAACGCCGGTGTCGACCTGATCCTGACGAGTTACGACCCCGATCAGTATTTCCCGATGGTTTACGGCCTGCTGCATGCGGAAGCCGCCGGAAAACTCGCGAATGAGGCACTGGAGCGAAGCGACCGCAGGCTTGCAGGCGCCATAACGGAGCCGGCCGCACAGATCACCCGCGCTTCGTGCCGTTTGGCCGGAAATTCTTGCTAAGTCAGGCTGCTAACGCTAGTCATGGCGGTTGGGGAAGGGTCGGCCGGACCAGAGGTTTAGGCCGTGAAATCGGCATAATGTTGGGGGCTTTACGGCACCCATGGACTGGCTCGGGGCCTGGCTTGGGGCCGTAACACTCGCAATCGGACGCGGAGGGCGTCGCTTGAGCTTCTGGCGCGCGGCACCGTTCGCTGCACTTCTGATCGTCGCTGCCCTTTTCGGCAGCCCGGCCGCCCAGGCGGTCGAGGCCGTCAACGTGCGCACCGACGTCACCGCGATCGACCTCACCGGCGTGGCCGAGGTTGTCCACACCGACACCGACACCATCGCGGTCTCGGCCGCGCCCGGCGCCGACGGCATCGTTCGCCGCATGCAGCAGCCGGCGCGCGAGGGCTCGACCAACTGGGCCGTGTTTGCGCTCGCCAACTCCGGCGACGAGCAGATCGACCGGCTGATCGTGGTTCCACATTACCGGATGGTGGGCTCGGGCTTGCTGCTGCCCGACCTGGGCCTGTCCCGCATCGTCACCATCACGCCGAGCACCGGCGAGCGTCCCGAGCAGCAATACAGCGCGACCGCCGACATCTACCGGGTCACGCTCGATCCCGGCACGGTGATCACCTACATCGCCGAGCTTCGCACCGACCGGCTGCCACAGCTCTATCTGTGGGAACCCGACGCCTACAAGGACAAGGTCAACAGCTTCACGCTGTACTACGGCATCGTCATCGGCATCGCCGGTCTGTTGGCGCTGTTCCTCACGATCCTGTTCGTGGTGAAGGGCAGCGTGATGTTCCCGGCGGCCGCGGCGCTCGGCTGGGCGGTGCTGGTCTATATCGGCATCGATTTCGGCTTCTGGGGCAAGGTGTTCGACATGTCGTCGGGCGCCGAGCGCATCTGGCGGGCCTCCGGCGAGGCGATCCTTGCCGGCACCCTGCTGGTGTTCCTGTTCGCCTATCTCAATCTCGGCCGCTGGCACGTCCGCTACATGCACATCACGCTGGGCTGGCTCGCCGGCCTCGTGGCGCTGGTGGTGATTGCGTTGATCGATGCTTCGATCGCATCCGGCATCGCCCGTCTGTCGCTGGTCGGCATCGCACTGCTGGGCTTCGGCCTCGTGGTCTATCTGTCGACCCACGGCTACGACCGCGCCGTGCTTTTGATCCCGACCTGGTTCCTGCTGCTGGTCTGGGCGATTGCGCTGGTGATGACGGTGACCGGCTCGGTGCAAAACGACATCATCGGGCCTGCTTTGCTCGGCGGCCTCGTGCTGATCGTGATGCTGATCGGCTTCACCGTGATGCAGCATGCTTTCGCGGGCGGCATCACCCACAACATCGTGACCGACGTCGAACGCCGTGCGCTGGCGCTGACTGGCGCGGGCGACATGATCTGGGACTGGGATGTCTCGGCCGACCGCATCTACACCAGCCCCGAGACCGAGCACCTCTTGGGTCTCAAGCGCGGCTCGCTCGAAGGTCCCGCCGCGCGCTGGCTCGACGTGCTGCATGTGCTCGACCGCGACCGCTTCCGTGCGGCGCTCGACAGCGTGCTGGAGCAGCGCCGCGGCCGGCTGATGCAGGACTTCCGCCTGCGGACTCCGGAAGGCAATTACCTCTGGTTCGCGCTCAAGGCGCGCCCCGTGGTGGGTTCGGATGGCGAGGTGGTGCGGCTTGTCGGCACGCTCACCGACGTGACCGAGTTCAAGACCGCCGAAGAGCGTCTTCTCCACGACGCTGTCCACGACAATCTCACCGGCCTGCCGAACCGGCAGCTGTTCATCGACCGGCTCGAAGCCGTGATGGCGTTTGCCAAGTCCGACGCCAACATTCGGCCGACCGTGGTGGTGATCGACCTCGACCGCTTCAAACAGGTCAACGACTCGGTCGGCATTGCGGTGGGCGATTCGATCCTGCTCACGCTGGCGCGCCGGCTCGGCCGCCTTCTGAAGCCGCAAGACACGCTTGCCCGCCTCACCGGCGATCAGTTCGCCATGATCGTGCTGTCGGAACGGGATCCGACGCGGCTCATTGCCTTCG
The Rhodoplanes sp. Z2-YC6860 genome window above contains:
- a CDS encoding propionyl-CoA synthetase, translated to MDVKTSRYHEVYASWRRDPQAFWGEAANAIDWIEKPKTVFDPKAGIYGRWFPDGVCNTCYNAVDRHVEAGRGEQAAIIYDSPVTGTKATITYAALQTKTEILAGILEKDFGVTKGDRVIIYMPMVPEAVVAMLACARIGAVHSVVFGGFAPKELATRIDDCTPKAVLSASCGIEGARVVPYKPMLDEAIGLAKHKPAHCLILQRPQVRAELIAGRDHDWHAKWDDALVWAKNVLTPVPVKATDPLYVLYTSGTTGIPKGVVRDNGGHMVALKWSMKNLYGIEPGEVWWSASDIGWVVGHSYIVYGPLLHGATTILYEGKPVGTPNAGAFWRVIAEHGAVAMFTAPTAFRAIKKEDPQGKLFAQYDLSKFRTLFLAGERADPDTLIWAENLLHRPVIDHWWQTETGWCIAGNPVGLGLLPIKHGSPTVAMPGYDIRVVDEGCKEVPIGTMGSIVVKLPLPPGALPTLWQQDARMKESYLAEFPGCYKTADAGYVDDDGYIYVMGRTDDIINVAGHRLSTGGMEEVLAGHKDVAECAVLGIKDELKGEVPCGFVVLKSGVNRPPADIESECIALIREKIGPVASFRLAIVVNRLPKTRSGKILRGTIKKIADRDPWTMPATIDDPAILDEIGGAMKAKGLMA
- a CDS encoding DoxX family protein — protein: MADTGAEPKLLLPQLQSFYEVVTPLAWPIVRIAAGWNLFVHGWGKGIVRGPGAFAKGFADMGFDSATMLWVWGSLAIELVGGAALILGLFTRFWAAAAAIEMAIIMGLYWNNGFAWLNRGYEYVLLWGLVCFAIALRGGGPYSLDRVLGKEL
- a CDS encoding tetratricopeptide repeat protein — its product is MPPEMPDIVGNAPAPAEIRAALERVIASEAFSRSPQLGAFLRFVADATLSGKSDRIKAYTIGVEVLRRDANFDPQLDPIVRVEATRLRRTIERYYAGAGQDDDIVIDLPRGSYVPTFRRRESAIPAAATIGVTQWKARLGGIPMPAVLTGIVAAAVIVIAAIAYMSRPLDVMITGTATRAGASRQSAALPPGNGMPVVIIEPIRVIGTPPQHTVTVDRLQAKIGDAFSRFDTINVSLAAAPIPASEGVAALPRGDYVLSGAIEYADAAATVWFTLSSIAENKVVWSSTFERVQPSGGQGLTEDSVVIALTNSLLQSYGVIRARDRANQLASNAGDPRYRCVLQAADSMRTADLQSHELARACLEHFTALDPSFAVGFAFLAMIYNREFQLEYPAHSGDGPPLDRALKAARQSIALNPEDSRGYLALLIVQFNRRELSAAFSAGKRSVALNRYDMLALGEYGGRLILAGKIEQGMAALQEAGAAETSRPAWHHIYLFIGSYVAGDMAEAIRHAGDIPNDNVALGQVAQVLAAQAAGKPDEARKAIDRLNAIAPAWVSSPRQELARLIPDRTIVERLAKGLAAAGVPGGS
- a CDS encoding MerR family transcriptional regulator, with amino-acid sequence MSNREFDSSKTQPGNVIWLDDTGGGEPPADRILSLENVAEMLGVSKLRLRYYEFRGLIRRQQVHDGVRVYSAADCERIALITKCRKAGLTLSDMIVIIEATDEDVTPLIFRAGQETCMELVERLERRRKVLDDALSELSHVYAVLTARLIGGKNDGANR
- a CDS encoding ABC transporter transmembrane domain-containing protein, which gives rise to MSSHSGPKDGVASPASAAGDAVAPATSGPAAPARTPKLQPLRILVPYAMRYRGRIALAIVALLVASMATLVVPIAVRRMIDFGFSEERIGLIDQYFGVMILIVGVLAIASAGRYYLVTTLGERVVADVRSAVFSHLTTLSAPFFDTAKIGELTSRLTADTTQIKSAVGSSVSVALRNLVLFLGSAAMMVITSPKLSAFVLGAIPVIVLPLVAFGRSVRRRSRTAQDTLADASAYAAELIGAIRTLQAFTNEPAAGARFSGAVERAYEAAIYSTKARATLTAVIIFLASASVVVILWVGAQNVIAGSITAGTLSQFVLFAVFAASGLGQLSEVWGEISQAAGSAERLAELLAVEPEIRAPAKPVPLPERPRAEVAFDNVRFAYPARPDADVLDGVSLSIKAGEKVAIVGPSGAGKSTIFHLILRFYDPRSGTVAFDGVRLPDADPAELRRHIALVPQDTAIFAMSVRDNIRFGRPDATDAEIEQAAEAAAAASFIRALPEGFDTPVGERGVTLSGGQRQRIAIARAILKGAPLLLLDEATSSLDAESETLVQTALTRLMADRTTLVIAHRLATVLSCDRILVLDKGRVVEQGTHDSLVAQGGLYARLARLQFND
- the rpmE gene encoding 50S ribosomal protein L31, giving the protein MKPDLHPDYHTVTVKMTDGSEFTTRTTWGAKGDVLHLDIDPKSHPAWTGGQQQLMDRGGRLSKFQKKFSGLGISSAKK